The following are encoded together in the Planococcus antarcticus DSM 14505 genome:
- a CDS encoding zinc-dependent alcohol dehydrogenase encodes MKAVTFQGIKNMQVKNVKDPEIQKKDDIIVKITSTAICGTDLHIYQGALPTTKDTVIGHEPMGIVEEVGPDVTKVKKGDRIVLPFNVSCGKCFYCSNEMESQCDNSNDNPHFDTGGYFGLTERYGDYSGGQAEYLRVPYANFMPLVIPESSELEDESLLFLSDVLPTAWWSVEHAGVKKGDTVVVLGCGPIGLMTQKFAWMQGASRVIAVDEIPYRMELAKKINNVEIVDFSKHDNTGALIHEITQGGARVVIDCVGMDGKKSPAEAAQQKLMLQGGTLSAINIAKDAVSKFGTIQLTGVYGLTYNQFPLGNMFERNVTLQMGQAPVIHLMPMLYEKIENGEFDPREIISHIVPLESASDAYQIFNDHQDKCTKVILKP; translated from the coding sequence ATGAAAGCAGTAACGTTTCAAGGAATAAAAAATATGCAGGTGAAAAATGTCAAAGATCCTGAAATTCAGAAAAAAGATGACATTATCGTAAAGATCACTTCAACCGCTATTTGCGGGACAGATTTGCATATCTATCAAGGTGCATTACCGACAACAAAAGATACAGTCATCGGACACGAACCAATGGGAATCGTAGAAGAAGTCGGTCCAGATGTCACGAAAGTAAAAAAAGGAGATCGTATCGTTCTTCCTTTTAACGTCAGCTGTGGAAAGTGCTTTTACTGCAGCAATGAAATGGAAAGCCAATGTGACAATTCAAATGACAATCCTCATTTCGACACTGGGGGGTATTTTGGTTTGACCGAACGCTATGGTGATTATTCAGGGGGACAAGCCGAATATTTACGGGTGCCTTATGCAAATTTCATGCCTCTTGTAATTCCAGAGTCCTCTGAACTGGAAGACGAATCTCTATTGTTCCTATCAGATGTCTTGCCAACTGCCTGGTGGAGTGTCGAGCACGCTGGAGTTAAAAAAGGTGATACTGTCGTCGTTCTGGGATGTGGCCCCATTGGGCTAATGACACAGAAATTTGCTTGGATGCAGGGCGCCAGCCGCGTTATTGCAGTCGACGAAATTCCCTACAGAATGGAACTCGCCAAAAAAATCAATAATGTAGAAATTGTCGATTTCAGTAAGCATGACAATACAGGTGCCTTAATCCACGAGATCACTCAAGGTGGAGCGCGTGTCGTAATCGATTGCGTCGGAATGGACGGCAAAAAATCCCCAGCAGAAGCTGCCCAGCAAAAGCTGATGCTCCAGGGTGGTACACTAAGTGCCATTAACATTGCAAAAGATGCAGTCAGCAAGTTTGGGACAATCCAGTTGACAGGGGTTTACGGACTGACTTATAACCAATTTCCACTTGGAAATATGTTCGAACGAAATGTCACTTTGCAAATGGGGCAGGCTCCAGTTATTCACTTGATGCCAATGCTATATGAAAAAATCGAAAACGGAGAATTCGATCCGCGCGAAATCATTTCACATATTGTGCCATTGGAAAGCGCCAGTGATGCCTATCAAATCTTTAATGACCATCAGGACAAGTGTACGAAAGTTATATTAAAACCATAG
- a CDS encoding alanyl-tRNA editing protein, producing MTIKLYYQDSEISEASVQVLDSANDEAGYYAILDQSCFYPEGGGQPADVGRIGPAKVMDVQTVEGKIRHYTDIQLPKESYSARVDWQRRWDHMQQHAGQHLLSALFEDSLGLKTQSFHLGTERVSIDLDLDTATTAQLKDVEKMANHLISKRLAITTRWVTNEEAKAIELRKLPVMEGDVRLVEIDGIDLNACGGTHPKNTADIGLLKIISTEKAKGGMRVYFLCGSRALEYFSFLLETTDKLVVQLNEPAAGLSEAAKILLSEKAVADKKIKNLQEQMLGLEAETILPSNGVVERVFEGRPIKELQQLARLVIVKHASATLLFISITNDDVRLVCAKGEQAPGDMREALERLLALTEGKGGGNVQFVQGGGKTSEAPEAFQKIFRETLKSFK from the coding sequence ATGACAATTAAATTGTATTACCAGGATTCGGAAATTTCAGAAGCATCCGTGCAGGTGTTAGACAGTGCAAACGACGAAGCAGGCTACTATGCCATTTTGGATCAAAGTTGTTTTTACCCAGAAGGCGGCGGACAACCAGCGGATGTAGGAAGAATCGGACCTGCGAAAGTAATGGATGTTCAGACAGTCGAAGGGAAGATCCGTCATTATACAGATATTCAGCTGCCGAAAGAAAGTTATTCTGCCCGAGTGGATTGGCAAAGAAGATGGGATCATATGCAGCAGCATGCGGGTCAGCATTTGTTAAGCGCTTTATTTGAAGACAGTCTAGGCTTGAAAACCCAAAGCTTTCATTTGGGAACAGAGCGTGTATCCATTGATCTGGATTTGGATACAGCGACAACCGCACAGCTGAAAGACGTGGAAAAGATGGCTAATCATCTCATTAGCAAACGCCTAGCAATCACTACTCGCTGGGTTACTAACGAAGAAGCCAAAGCAATTGAACTGAGGAAACTGCCAGTAATGGAAGGAGATGTTCGTCTGGTAGAGATCGACGGTATCGATTTGAATGCCTGTGGAGGCACCCATCCAAAAAATACGGCAGATATCGGCCTATTGAAAATCATTTCCACTGAAAAGGCAAAAGGTGGCATGCGGGTTTATTTTTTATGTGGGAGTCGTGCATTGGAGTATTTTAGCTTCCTGCTGGAAACTACAGACAAACTGGTGGTCCAATTGAATGAACCGGCTGCTGGATTATCAGAGGCTGCAAAAATCTTGCTGTCTGAAAAAGCTGTAGCTGATAAAAAAATTAAAAATCTTCAGGAACAGATGTTAGGTCTCGAAGCAGAAACGATTCTCCCGTCCAATGGCGTGGTGGAACGAGTTTTCGAAGGCCGCCCAATCAAGGAGCTACAGCAACTAGCCCGCCTTGTAATCGTTAAGCATGCTTCGGCGACCCTGCTGTTCATCAGTATTACAAACGATGATGTGCGATTGGTATGCGCAAAAGGTGAACAGGCACCGGGCGATATGAGGGAAGCGCTAGAGCGGCTTCTGGCATTGACTGAAGGCAAAGGTGGAGGAAACGTACAATTTGTACAAGGCGGCGGCAAAACTTCTGAAGCGCCAGAAGCATTCCAAAAGATCTTTAGGGAAACTTTGAAAAGTTTCAAATGA
- a CDS encoding threonine/serine exporter family protein, giving the protein MTVRGEKHVTQVGETRRELALDCFLLAGRIMMESGAETYRVEDTMIRMAVSQNMINSHCFVTPTGIMFSPSEELATRFVRVNNRGTDLERVALVNSVSRKLVAGEYTLQQAYEEMMIIDQTNYRFNIWVQTLAASTASACFFILFGGSWFNLPFPFIIGGIGFIIVETILTETRVKIFAEFIGAFVVGILASIAVYTGFATNLDTLIIGSIMPLVPGLLITNAVRELMAGYFVSGLSKGAEAFLTAFAIGAGIAVVLSF; this is encoded by the coding sequence ATGACAGTGAGAGGGGAAAAACACGTGACACAAGTAGGAGAAACCAGACGTGAACTAGCGTTGGATTGTTTTTTGCTGGCCGGCAGAATCATGATGGAAAGCGGAGCTGAAACCTATCGTGTCGAGGATACGATGATCCGAATGGCAGTTTCACAAAACATGATAAACTCCCATTGTTTTGTGACACCGACAGGCATCATGTTTTCTCCAAGTGAAGAGCTGGCTACGCGATTTGTCCGTGTCAATAACCGAGGGACCGACTTGGAACGGGTGGCGCTTGTCAATTCCGTTTCACGGAAATTAGTGGCTGGGGAATACACATTGCAACAAGCTTACGAAGAGATGATGATCATTGACCAAACCAATTATCGATTTAATATATGGGTTCAGACCTTAGCTGCTTCAACAGCAAGTGCCTGCTTTTTTATTTTATTTGGCGGCAGCTGGTTTAACCTGCCTTTCCCGTTTATCATTGGCGGTATCGGGTTCATCATTGTGGAAACTATTTTGACAGAGACGCGGGTAAAGATATTTGCTGAATTTATCGGTGCTTTCGTGGTCGGGATACTCGCCTCCATCGCTGTCTATACCGGGTTTGCGACGAACTTGGATACATTGATCATCGGCTCCATCATGCCATTGGTTCCCGGGTTGCTGATTACCAATGCGGTACGGGAATTGATGGCTGGGTATTTTGTATCCGGGTTATCTAAAGGAGCAGAGGCTTTTTTAACGGCTTTTGCTATTGGCGCCGGCATCGCAGTAGTACTATCATTTTAA
- a CDS encoding saccharopine dehydrogenase family protein: protein MKIVVLGAGLMGKQAARDLVADEAVERVFLADRNTIQATLFKEQLGTSKLEVVELDASNDAALSAVISKGDIVINALFYTFNEKVAATALECGVHSVDLGGHIGGATDAVLEMHDEAQRKGVTLIPDLGVAPGMINILAGYGASKLDQVSDIRLFVGGIPVHPEPPLEYNHVFSLEGVFDHYTDKSHVIRDGKLLEVESLSEIEHVEFEGFGELEAFHTSGGTSTLTDTFSDVDSLEYKTLRYKGHANKFKLLVDLGFTDRRKTVEVEGRNVKLRSVLKAVLEPITELGDKQDAVVLRVLVSGVKAGEELSYEYNMVTMKDRETGVTAMARATAYTISVVAQMIGKGMIDKPGAYPPEMIVPGEGYIAEMAKRGVDIKETIHRSALQN, encoded by the coding sequence ATGAAAATCGTCGTATTAGGTGCAGGATTGATGGGGAAGCAGGCGGCTAGGGATTTGGTTGCCGATGAGGCTGTGGAACGAGTCTTTTTAGCAGATCGGAATACGATTCAAGCCACACTTTTCAAAGAGCAACTGGGCACCAGCAAGCTGGAAGTAGTGGAGTTGGACGCCAGTAATGACGCGGCATTGTCAGCAGTAATCTCGAAGGGGGACATCGTTATTAATGCGCTATTTTACACCTTCAATGAGAAAGTGGCGGCCACTGCCCTCGAATGCGGTGTTCATTCTGTAGATTTGGGCGGTCACATCGGGGGAGCGACGGACGCGGTGCTAGAGATGCACGACGAAGCTCAACGGAAAGGAGTCACACTAATTCCTGATTTGGGCGTAGCACCCGGCATGATTAATATTCTTGCCGGTTACGGCGCCAGTAAGCTGGATCAGGTGTCTGATATTCGCTTGTTTGTTGGGGGAATCCCTGTCCACCCTGAACCTCCGCTGGAATACAATCATGTCTTTTCGCTGGAAGGTGTTTTTGACCATTACACAGACAAATCGCATGTGATACGCGATGGCAAGCTGCTGGAGGTAGAGTCCTTATCCGAAATCGAACATGTGGAATTTGAAGGTTTCGGTGAACTGGAGGCTTTCCATACCTCTGGGGGGACATCGACTTTAACGGATACCTTCAGCGATGTAGATTCATTGGAGTATAAAACCTTGCGTTATAAAGGGCATGCTAATAAATTCAAGCTGCTAGTAGATCTAGGCTTTACAGATCGGAGAAAAACGGTCGAAGTGGAAGGACGTAATGTAAAACTTCGCTCGGTCTTAAAAGCAGTGCTCGAACCCATAACAGAGCTTGGAGACAAGCAGGATGCCGTCGTTTTGCGGGTGTTGGTATCAGGCGTAAAAGCGGGGGAGGAACTCAGCTACGAATACAATATGGTAACGATGAAAGACCGGGAAACAGGAGTCACTGCAATGGCACGTGCAACGGCCTATACCATTTCAGTAGTCGCGCAGATGATTGGCAAGGGAATGATCGACAAACCGGGGGCTTATCCTCCAGAAATGATTGTTCCTGGAGAGGGATATATAGCAGAGATGGCGAAGCGTGGCGTGGATATCAAAGAAACCATCCACCGTTCCGCTTTACAGAATTAA
- a CDS encoding diacylglycerol/lipid kinase family protein has translation MPKFNRSVLLYNGNAGASMIDSVLKLAVPHLAEASKSLELIQTASSEEFENACQRAATYADVLFIAGGDGTVHSAVRALSKLPAAPPIAIIPSGTCNDFARTLNIPLDLGLASSELVNGEIKEIDTGKINGGSFLNFAGIGMITDASSNIDPNLKERYGKLSYFMSALQSMRQATPFPVHLKIDGISYVEEGVLVLVMNGKSIGTHNFPLATIDPADGLLDLLIIQTSSLAAVREWFSLSQPEVVTEELEHIIHYQGRSISIRTDEELDVDTDGEIYLTTPLDIEIVPGSLKMLVPKKVEELV, from the coding sequence ATGCCTAAGTTCAATCGTTCCGTATTATTGTATAACGGCAATGCAGGAGCGTCTATGATAGACTCTGTTCTGAAGCTGGCCGTTCCCCATCTGGCTGAGGCTTCCAAGTCACTCGAGCTGATCCAAACTGCTTCATCAGAAGAGTTCGAAAATGCCTGTCAGAGGGCTGCAACTTATGCCGACGTTCTGTTTATTGCCGGGGGCGATGGAACCGTCCATTCTGCGGTCCGAGCTTTGTCCAAGCTCCCTGCCGCTCCCCCAATAGCAATAATTCCAAGCGGTACCTGCAATGATTTTGCGCGCACCTTGAATATTCCCCTAGATCTGGGTCTGGCTTCTTCAGAACTGGTAAATGGAGAAATCAAAGAAATCGATACCGGAAAAATCAATGGCGGTTCGTTTCTTAACTTTGCAGGAATCGGCATGATTACCGATGCTTCTTCCAATATCGATCCTAATCTAAAAGAACGCTACGGGAAACTCAGTTATTTTATGAGCGCGTTGCAGTCCATGCGGCAGGCAACTCCATTTCCCGTGCATTTGAAGATCGATGGTATCAGCTATGTTGAGGAAGGCGTCCTGGTGCTGGTCATGAACGGCAAGTCAATCGGGACCCACAACTTCCCGCTGGCAACAATCGACCCGGCAGACGGCCTGCTGGACCTGTTGATTATTCAAACCTCATCCTTAGCTGCAGTGCGTGAGTGGTTTTCATTGTCTCAACCTGAAGTTGTCACAGAAGAATTGGAACACATCATCCATTACCAGGGACGATCCATCTCTATCAGAACTGATGAAGAGCTGGATGTCGATACCGATGGCGAAATCTATCTGACAACCCCGCTGGATATTGAGATTGTACCCGGGAGCCTGAAAATGCTGGTTCCGAAGAAGGTTGAAGAGCTTGTTTAA